In a single window of the Pseudomonas entomophila genome:
- the ccoO gene encoding cytochrome-c oxidase, cbb3-type subunit II yields the protein MNHEVVEKNIGLMALLMVFAVSIGGLTQIVPLFFQDVTNKPVEGMKPYTALQLEGRDIYIREGCVGCHSQMVRPFRAETERYGHYSVAGESVWDHPFLWGSKRTGPDLARVGGRYSDDWHRAHLYNPRNVVPESKMPSYPWLVASQVDNSHTDVKMRALRTLGVPYTDDDIAGAKDAVKGKTEMDALVAYLQVLGTAIKNKR from the coding sequence ATGAACCATGAAGTCGTTGAGAAAAACATAGGCCTGATGGCCCTGCTGATGGTGTTCGCCGTCAGCATCGGCGGCCTGACGCAGATTGTCCCGCTGTTCTTCCAGGACGTCACCAACAAGCCGGTCGAAGGCATGAAACCCTACACCGCCCTGCAGCTCGAAGGCCGCGACATCTACATCCGCGAGGGCTGCGTGGGCTGCCATTCGCAGATGGTCCGGCCGTTCCGCGCCGAGACCGAGCGCTACGGCCACTACTCGGTGGCTGGCGAGAGCGTGTGGGACCACCCGTTCCTGTGGGGCTCCAAGCGCACCGGGCCGGACCTGGCCCGCGTCGGTGGCCGCTACTCGGACGACTGGCACCGCGCGCACCTGTACAACCCGCGCAACGTGGTGCCCGAGTCGAAGATGCCGTCCTACCCGTGGCTGGTGGCCAGCCAGGTCGACAACAGCCACACCGACGTCAAGATGCGCGCCCTGCGCACCTTGGGTGTGCCTTACACCGACGACGACATCGCCGGTGCCAAGGACGCCGTCAAAGGCAAGACCGAGATGGACGCGCTCGTGGCCTACCTGCAGGTGCTCGGCACCGCGATCAAGAACAAGAGGTGA
- the ccoN gene encoding cytochrome-c oxidase, cbb3-type subunit I, with the protein MSTAISPTAYNYKVVRQFAIMTVVWGILGMGLGVFIASQLVWPQLNLDLPWTSFGRLRPLHTNLVIFAFGGCALFGTSYYVVQRTCQTRLISDSMAAFTFWGWQAVIVGALITLPMGFTTTKEYAELEWPLAILLAIVWVTYALVFFGTIVKRKTKHIYVGNWFYGAFIVVTAMLHIVNHISLPVSLFKSYSAYAGATDAMIQWWYGHNAVGFFLTTGFLGMMYYFVPKQAERPIYSYRLSIVHFWALITLYIWAGPHHLHYTALPDWAQSLGMVMSIILLAPSWGGMINGMMTLSGAWHKLRTDPILRFLVVSLAFYGMSTFEGPMMAIKTVNSLSHYTDWTIGHVHAGALGWVAMISIGAVYHMIPKLYGREQMHSVGLINAHFWLATIGTVLYIASMWVNGITQGLMWRAINDDGTLTYSFVEALQASHPGFIVRALGGAFFASGMLLMAYNVLRTVRAANPVQAEEAAKIVVVGAH; encoded by the coding sequence ATGAGCACTGCAATCAGTCCGACTGCTTATAACTATAAGGTCGTCCGCCAGTTCGCCATCATGACGGTGGTCTGGGGGATCCTTGGCATGGGGCTCGGCGTCTTCATCGCCTCGCAACTGGTCTGGCCCCAGCTCAACCTGGACCTGCCATGGACGAGCTTCGGCCGCCTACGCCCGCTGCACACCAACCTGGTGATCTTCGCCTTCGGTGGCTGCGCCCTGTTCGGCACCAGCTACTACGTGGTGCAGCGCACCTGCCAGACCCGCCTGATCTCCGACAGCATGGCCGCCTTCACCTTCTGGGGCTGGCAGGCGGTGATCGTCGGCGCGCTGATCACGCTACCCATGGGCTTCACCACCACCAAGGAGTACGCCGAGCTCGAGTGGCCGCTGGCGATCCTGCTGGCCATCGTCTGGGTCACCTACGCCCTGGTGTTCTTCGGCACCATCGTCAAGCGCAAGACCAAGCACATCTACGTCGGCAACTGGTTCTACGGCGCCTTCATCGTGGTCACCGCGATGCTGCACATCGTCAACCACATCTCGCTGCCGGTGAGCCTGTTCAAGTCGTACTCGGCCTACGCCGGCGCCACCGACGCGATGATCCAGTGGTGGTACGGCCACAACGCCGTGGGCTTCTTCCTCACCACCGGTTTCCTGGGGATGATGTACTACTTCGTACCGAAGCAGGCCGAACGCCCGATCTACTCGTATCGCCTGTCCATCGTGCACTTCTGGGCGTTGATCACCCTGTACATCTGGGCCGGCCCCCACCACCTGCACTACACCGCCCTGCCGGACTGGGCGCAGTCGCTGGGCATGGTGATGTCGATCATCCTGCTCGCCCCAAGCTGGGGCGGCATGATCAACGGCATGATGACCCTGTCGGGGGCCTGGCATAAGCTGCGCACCGACCCGATCCTGCGCTTCCTCGTCGTGTCGCTGGCGTTCTACGGCATGTCCACCTTCGAAGGCCCGATGATGGCCATCAAGACGGTCAACTCGCTGTCGCACTACACCGACTGGACCATCGGCCACGTCCATGCCGGCGCCCTGGGTTGGGTGGCGATGATCTCCATCGGCGCGGTCTACCACATGATCCCGAAACTCTACGGCCGCGAGCAGATGCACAGTGTCGGGCTGATCAACGCGCACTTCTGGCTGGCCACCATCGGCACCGTGCTGTACATCGCCTCGATGTGGGTCAACGGCATCACCCAGGGCCTGATGTGGCGCGCCATCAACGACGACGGCACCCTCACCTACTCCTTCGTCGAAGCGCTGCAGGCCAGCCACCCGGGCTTCATCGTCCGCGCCCTGGGCGGTGCGTTCTTCGCCTCCGGCATGCTGCTGATGGCCTACAACGTGTTGCGCACCGTGCGTGCCGCCAACCCGGTACAGGCTGAGGAAGCCGCCAAGATCGTCGTCGTGGGAGCCCACTGA
- the ccoN gene encoding cytochrome-c oxidase, cbb3-type subunit I — MNTTSSTAYNYQVVRQFAIMTVVWGIVGMGLGVFIAAQLAWPALNLDLPWTSFGRLRPLHTNAVIFAFGGCALFATSYYSVQRTCQTTLFAPRLAAFTFWGWQLVILLAAISLPLGYTSTKEYAELEWPIDILITIVWVAYAVVFFGTLMKRNTKHIYVGNWFFGAFILTVAILHIVNNLEIPVSLTKSYSVYAGATDAMVQWWYGHNAVGFFLTAGFLGMMYYYVPKQAERPVYSYRLSIVHFWALITLYIWAGPHHLHYTALPDWAQSLGMIMSLVLLAPSWGGMINGMMTLSGAWHKLRSDPILRFLVVSLAFYGMSTFEGPMMAIKTVNALSHYTDWTIGHVHAGALGWVAMISIGALYHTIPKVFGKERMYSLGLINAHFWLATIGTVLYIASMWVNGIAQGLMWRAVNSDGTLTYSFVETLVASHPGFVVRFVGGAIFLSGMFLMAWNTWRTVRAPAAEQATANAQLA, encoded by the coding sequence ATGAACACAACCAGCAGTACCGCCTACAACTACCAGGTGGTCCGCCAATTCGCCATCATGACGGTGGTGTGGGGCATCGTCGGGATGGGGCTCGGCGTCTTCATTGCCGCCCAGCTCGCCTGGCCCGCCCTCAACCTCGACCTGCCGTGGACCAGCTTCGGCCGCCTGCGACCCTTGCACACCAACGCGGTGATCTTCGCCTTCGGCGGCTGTGCCCTGTTCGCCACCTCGTATTATTCGGTGCAACGCACCTGCCAGACCACCCTGTTCGCGCCGCGCCTGGCCGCGTTCACCTTCTGGGGCTGGCAACTGGTGATCCTGCTGGCGGCGATCAGCCTGCCGCTGGGCTACACCAGCACCAAGGAATACGCCGAACTGGAATGGCCGATCGACATCCTGATCACCATCGTCTGGGTGGCCTATGCCGTGGTGTTCTTCGGTACGCTGATGAAGCGCAACACCAAGCACATCTATGTGGGCAACTGGTTCTTTGGCGCCTTCATCCTGACCGTGGCGATCCTGCATATCGTCAACAACCTGGAAATACCGGTCAGCCTGACCAAGTCCTACTCGGTCTACGCCGGCGCCACCGACGCCATGGTGCAATGGTGGTACGGCCACAACGCCGTGGGCTTCTTCCTCACCGCTGGCTTCCTGGGGATGATGTACTACTACGTACCGAAACAGGCCGAACGCCCGGTGTATTCGTATCGCCTGTCGATCGTGCACTTCTGGGCACTGATCACCCTGTACATCTGGGCCGGCCCCCACCACCTGCACTACACCGCCCTGCCGGACTGGGCGCAGTCGCTGGGCATGATCATGTCGCTGGTGCTGCTGGCCCCGAGCTGGGGCGGCATGATCAACGGCATGATGACCCTGTCGGGGGCCTGGCATAAGCTGCGCAGCGACCCGATCCTGCGCTTCCTGGTGGTGTCGCTGGCGTTCTACGGCATGTCCACCTTCGAAGGCCCGATGATGGCCATCAAGACCGTCAACGCCCTGTCCCACTACACCGACTGGACCATCGGCCACGTCCACGCCGGTGCCCTGGGTTGGGTGGCGATGATCTCCATCGGCGCGCTGTACCACACCATCCCCAAAGTGTTCGGCAAGGAGCGCATGTACAGCCTCGGGCTGATCAACGCGCACTTCTGGCTGGCCACCATCGGCACCGTGCTTTACATCGCCTCGATGTGGGTCAACGGCATTGCCCAAGGCCTGATGTGGCGCGCAGTCAACAGCGACGGCACGCTGACCTACTCGTTCGTCGAAACCCTGGTGGCCAGCCACCCCGGCTTCGTCGTGCGCTTCGTCGGCGGCGCGATCTTCCTCAGCGGCATGTTCCTGATGGCCTGGAACACCTGGCGCACCGTGCGTGCCCCCGCCGCCGAGCAAGCCACCGCCAACGCCCAGCTGGCTTGA
- a CDS encoding alpha/beta family hydrolase has translation MSNGQSAGIDGDQWAKIANVPGLRCDPPRISADRGYRGCLILAHGAGAPMDSGFMEDIAQRLAGQGVGVVRFEFPYMAQRRVDGGRRPPNPQKVLLECWRAVYEQVRPLVAGPVAIGGKSMGGRMASLLVDELGADALVCLGYPFYAVGKPEKPRVEHLAGLRTRTLIVQGERDALGNRETVEGYVLSPAIEVSWLVAADHDLKPLKVSGFSHEQHLQAAAERVAGFLS, from the coding sequence ATGAGTAATGGGCAAAGTGCCGGTATTGACGGGGATCAATGGGCGAAGATCGCAAATGTCCCAGGCTTGCGCTGCGATCCTCCACGAATCTCGGCCGATCGCGGTTACCGCGGTTGCCTGATCCTGGCCCACGGCGCGGGTGCGCCGATGGACAGCGGGTTCATGGAGGACATCGCGCAAAGGCTGGCGGGGCAAGGGGTAGGGGTGGTGCGCTTCGAGTTTCCGTACATGGCCCAGCGCCGTGTCGACGGCGGCAGGCGGCCGCCCAATCCGCAGAAGGTATTGTTGGAATGCTGGCGCGCTGTGTATGAACAGGTGCGACCATTGGTCGCAGGCCCGGTAGCCATTGGCGGCAAGTCCATGGGCGGGCGCATGGCCAGTCTTCTGGTCGATGAACTGGGGGCCGATGCCCTGGTATGCCTGGGCTATCCGTTCTACGCGGTGGGCAAGCCGGAGAAACCACGGGTCGAGCACCTGGCGGGGTTGCGCACGCGCACGCTGATCGTCCAGGGGGAACGCGATGCCCTGGGCAATCGTGAGACGGTGGAGGGGTACGTATTATCGCCCGCGATAGAGGTGAGTTGGCTGGTGGCGGCGGATCATGACCTGAAGCCGCTGAAGGTTTCCGGGTTCAGCCATGAGCAGCATCTGCAGGCGGCGGCGGAGCGGGTGGCGGGGTTTCTCTCATGA
- a CDS encoding exonuclease domain-containing protein, with amino-acid sequence MGHWLVIDLEATTDDGGWPVTEMEIIEIGASLVTREGREVDHFQRFVRPRRRPQLTPFCRELTHISQADVDNAAPFSEVWGQCERWLESHQAQLQAWVSWGDYDRKQLRQEWQLHHVDSLLLQLPHINLKQRFAKARHLQRPAGLNSALQLAGLQFSGQQHRALEDARNTARLLPLSLPVGGA; translated from the coding sequence ATGGGCCACTGGTTGGTGATCGACCTGGAAGCCACCACCGATGACGGCGGCTGGCCAGTCACGGAGATGGAAATCATAGAGATCGGCGCAAGCCTGGTTACCCGCGAAGGCCGCGAGGTCGACCACTTCCAGCGCTTCGTACGGCCCAGGCGGCGGCCGCAGCTGACGCCATTCTGCCGCGAGCTGACCCATATCAGCCAGGCCGATGTCGACAACGCCGCGCCGTTCAGCGAGGTCTGGGGGCAATGCGAACGCTGGTTGGAGAGCCACCAGGCACAACTGCAAGCCTGGGTGAGCTGGGGCGACTACGATCGCAAGCAACTGCGGCAGGAATGGCAGTTGCACCATGTCGACAGCCTGTTGCTGCAACTGCCACACATCAACCTCAAGCAGCGCTTCGCCAAGGCCCGCCACCTGCAACGGCCGGCGGGGCTCAACAGCGCCCTGCAACTGGCCGGGCTGCAGTTCTCCGGGCAGCAGCATCGGGCCCTGGAGGATGCCCGCAACACGGCTCGCCTGCTGCCCCTGAGCCTGCCGGTTGGCGGCGCCTGA
- the ccoP gene encoding cytochrome-c oxidase, cbb3-type subunit III, producing the protein MTTFWSTYISVLTLGSLIGLTWLLLATRKGQSSDTTDQTMGHSFDGIEEYDNPLPKWWFWLFVGTLVFSVGYLILYPGLGNWKGILPGYENGWTQVDEWQKEMDKADAKFGPIFAKYAAMPVEDVAKDPQALKMGSRLFASNCSVCHGSDAKGSYGFPNLTDKDWRWGGEPETIKASIMNGRHGIMPGWATVIGEQGVADVAAFVLTNLDGRTLPADAKADPAKGKELFATNCVACHGPEGKGTPAMGAPNLTHPQAFIYGSSFAQLQQTIRYGRQGQMPAQHDIQGNDKVHLLAAYVYSLSQEQVPETVTAK; encoded by the coding sequence ATGACCACCTTCTGGAGTACGTATATCAGCGTACTGACCCTCGGCAGCCTGATCGGCTTGACCTGGCTGCTGCTCGCCACCCGCAAGGGCCAGAGCAGCGACACCACCGACCAGACCATGGGCCACAGCTTCGATGGCATCGAGGAGTACGACAACCCGCTGCCAAAATGGTGGTTCTGGCTGTTCGTCGGCACCCTGGTGTTTTCGGTGGGCTACCTGATCCTCTACCCGGGCCTGGGCAACTGGAAAGGCATCCTGCCCGGCTACGAGAATGGCTGGACCCAGGTGGACGAGTGGCAGAAAGAGATGGACAAGGCCGATGCCAAGTTCGGGCCGATCTTCGCCAAGTACGCCGCCATGCCGGTGGAGGACGTGGCCAAGGACCCGCAGGCGCTGAAGATGGGCAGCCGGCTGTTTGCCTCCAACTGCTCGGTATGCCACGGCTCGGACGCCAAGGGCTCCTACGGCTTCCCCAACCTGACCGACAAGGACTGGCGCTGGGGCGGCGAGCCGGAGACCATCAAGGCGTCGATCATGAACGGCCGCCACGGCATCATGCCGGGCTGGGCCACGGTGATCGGCGAGCAGGGCGTGGCCGATGTGGCGGCATTCGTGCTGACCAACCTCGACGGCCGCACCCTGCCGGCAGACGCCAAGGCCGACCCGGCCAAGGGCAAGGAGTTGTTCGCCACCAACTGCGTGGCCTGCCACGGCCCTGAGGGCAAGGGCACCCCAGCCATGGGCGCGCCCAACCTGACTCACCCACAGGCATTCATCTACGGTTCGAGCTTCGCCCAGTTGCAGCAGACCATCCGTTATGGCCGTCAGGGCCAGATGCCTGCGCAGCATGACATCCAGGGCAACGACAAGGTCCACCTGCTGGCGGCCTATGTGTATAGCCTGTCGCAGGAACAAGTGCCGGAAACCGTCACCGCCAAGTAA
- a CDS encoding pyrimidine/purine nucleoside phosphorylase, with the protein MFKVNEYFDGTVKSIAFESQEGPATVGVMAPGEYEFGTAKREIMHVVCGALTVKLPGSDNWEKFAAGSQFNVPADSKFQLKVAVDTAYLCEYRD; encoded by the coding sequence ATGTTCAAGGTCAATGAATACTTCGATGGCACCGTCAAGTCGATCGCCTTCGAAAGCCAGGAAGGTCCGGCCACCGTGGGCGTGATGGCGCCGGGCGAATATGAGTTCGGCACCGCCAAGCGCGAGATCATGCACGTGGTCTGCGGTGCCCTGACCGTCAAGCTGCCGGGCAGCGACAACTGGGAGAAGTTCGCGGCAGGCAGCCAGTTCAACGTGCCGGCTGACAGCAAGTTCCAACTGAAGGTGGCAGTAGACACCGCCTACCTGTGCGAATACCGCGACTAA
- a CDS encoding cbb3-type cytochrome oxidase subunit 3: MDIDIGMIRGLGTLVVMIAFIGLSLWVFNRRRDRDFAEARLLPFVDDRLPPAGQEPAAMRSTRQ, from the coding sequence ATGGACATCGACATCGGCATGATCCGCGGCCTGGGCACCTTGGTGGTGATGATCGCCTTCATCGGCCTCTCGCTCTGGGTGTTCAACCGTCGCCGCGACCGTGATTTCGCCGAAGCGCGCCTGCTGCCCTTCGTCGACGACCGCCTGCCCCCTGCCGGGCAGGAACCTGCTGCCATGAGGAGTACTCGGCAATGA